From Quercus lobata isolate SW786 chromosome 1, ValleyOak3.0 Primary Assembly, whole genome shotgun sequence, one genomic window encodes:
- the LOC115988480 gene encoding kinesin-like protein KIN-5D, translating into MDSTQSQQRRGGLVSLSPAQTPRSSDKAVRDLRSGDSNSSSKNDKEKGVNVQVLVRCRPLSDDELRVHTPVVISCNENRREVCAVQSIANKQIDRTFAFDKVFGPNSQQKELYEQSVSPIVNEVLEGYNCTIFAYGQTGTGKTYTMEGGARKKNGEFPNDAGVIPRAVKQIFDILEAQNAEYSMKVTFLELYNEEITDLLAPEETSKYIDDKSKKPIALMEDGKGGVFVRGLEEEIVCTANEIYKILEKGSAKRRTAETLLNKQSSRSHSIFSITIHIKECTPEGEEMIKCGKLNLVDLAGSENISRSGAREGRAREAGEINKSLLTLGRVINALVEHSGHVPYRDSKLTRLLRDSLGGKTKTCVIATISPSIHCLEETLSTLDYAHRAKNIKNKPEINQKMMKSALIKDLYSEIDRLKQEVYAAREKNGIYIPRDRYLNEEAEKKAMAEKIERMELDSDSKDKHLMELQELYSSQQLLTEELSDKLEKTEKKLEETEHSLFDLEEKHRQANATIKEKEFLIFNLLKSEKALVERSFELRSELENAASDVSNLFAKIERKDKIDDGNRILIQKFQSQLTQQLEILHKTVAASVTQQEQQLRDMEEDMQSFVSTKVEATEELRGRLGKLKTRYGSGVKALDDITGELEVNSQSTFGNLNSEVSRHSSALEDLFKGIASEADALLNDLQSSLHKQEEKLSAYAQQQREAHARAVETARSVSKITVNFFKTLDMHASNLTQIVEEAQTVNDEKLSELEKKFEECAANEERQLLAKVAELLASSNARKKQLVQMAVNDLRESATSRTNKLQQEMSTMQDSTSSVKAKWTIQMEKTESHYVEDTSAVECGKEDLEEALQNCLKKANLGAQQWKNAQESLLSLEKSNVASVDSIVRRGMEANQILRARFSSAVSTALEDVNIANKDLLSSIDHSLQLDHDACGNLNSMIVPCCGDLRELKGGHYHKIVEITENAGICLLHEYTVDEPSCSTPRKRSFNLPSVASIEELRTPSFEELLKAFWDAKSARLANGDVKHIAGVYEAAQSVRDSRVPLTAIN; encoded by the exons ATGGATTCCACACAGTCACAGCAGAGAAGAGGAGGATTAGTATCACTATCGCCGGCACAGACTCCGCGGTCTAGCGATAAGGCGGTGCGAGATCTGCGATCTGGTGATTCCAATTCCAGCTCCAAGAATGACAAAGAAAAAGGTGTCAATGTGCAGGTTCTTGTGCGTTGCAG GCCATTGAGTGATGATGAGTTGAGGGTCCACACGCCGGTGGTGATTTCTTGTAATGAGAATAGAAGGGAAGTTTGCGCGGTTCAGAGTATAGCCAACAAGCAGATTGATAGAACGTTCGCCTTTGACAAG GTCTTTGGTCCGAACTCCCAACAGAAGGAACTGTATGAACAGTCTGTGTCTCCAATTGTGAATGAAGTACTTGAGGGCTATAACTGTACTATCTTTGCGTATGGTCAGACAGGAACTGGGAAAACATATACAATGGAAGGAGGAGCAAGAAAAAAG AATGGGGAGTTTCCTAATGATGCGGGTGTTATCCCAAGAGCGGTTAAGCAAATTTTTGATATATTAGAAGCTCAGAATGCTGAATATAGCATGAAAGTTACATTTTTAGAGCTGTACAATGAGGAAATAACAGATCTTTTGGCCCCAGAGGAAACTTCTAAATACATTGATGACAAATCTAAGAAACCCATAGCTTTAATGGAGGATGGAAAAGGGGGTGTATTTGTGAGAGGCTTGGAAGAAGAGATAGTATGTACTGCAAATGAAATTTACAAAATCTTGGAGAAAGGTTCTGCAAAAAGGCGTACAGCTGAAACTCTTCTTAACAAACAAAGCAGTCGTTCTCACTCAATATTTTCAATCACAATTCACATTAAGGAGTGTACACCAGAGGGAGAAGAGATGATTAAATGCGGGAAGCTGAACCTTGTTGACCTTGCGGGTTCTGAGAATATTTCACGTTCTGGTGCTAGAGAG GGTAGAGCGAGGGAAGCTGGGGAGATTAATAAGAGCTTGCTTACCCTGGGTCGAGTTATTAATGCACTAGTTGAACACTCTGGTCATGTTCCATATAG GGATAGCAAATTAACAAGGTTATTGAGGGATTCCTTGGGAGGGAAAACGAAGACATGCGTCATCGCTACAATTTCACCCTCCATTCATTGTTTGGAAGAAACACTCAGCACCCTAGATTACGCACACCGTGCCAAGAATATCAAGAATAAACCTGAG ATCAATCAGAAGATGATGAAATCTGCATTGATCAAGGATCTGTACTCTGAAATTGACCGGCTGAAGCAAG AGGTATATGCTGCAAGAGAGAAGAATGGGATCTACATTCCACGAGACCGTTATCTTAATGAAGAAGCAGAGAAGAAG GCAATGGCTGAAAAAATAGAGCGAATGGAACTTGATTCCGATTCTAAGGACAAG CATCTGATGGAGCTTCAAGAACTTTACAGTTCTCAGCAACTTTTGACAGAAGAATTGAGTGATAAACTTGAAAAAACCGAG AAAAAGCTTGAGGAAACGGAGCATTCACTTTTTGATCTTGAGGAAAAGCACAGACAGGCAAAtgcaacaataaaagaaaaggaattcCTCATTTTCAATCTCCTCAAATCTG AGAAGGCACTTGTTGAGCGATCATTTGAGCTTCGATCAGAGCTAGAAAATGCTGCATCAGATGTGTCCAATTTATTTGCCAAAATTG AGCGCAAGGATAAAATTGATGATGGAAATAGAATACTTATCCAGAAATTCCAGTCCCAATTAACTCAACAGCTTGAAATCTTGCACAAGACCGTGGCAGCTTCTGTGACTCAACAAGAGCAGCAACTGAGGGACATGGAGGAAGATATGCAGTCCTTTGTATCAACAAAAGTAGAG GCTACTGAAGAACTTAGAGGAAGGCTGGGAAAGTTGAAAACTAGGTATGGTTCTGGTGTTAAAGCTTTGGATGATATAACTGGGGAGCTTGAAGTAAATTCTCAATCAACTTTTGGTAACCTGAATTCTGAAGTTTCTAGGCATTCATCAGCCCTTGAAGAT CTCTTCAAAGGAATTGCTTCAGAAGCTGATGCACTACTAAATGATCTTCAAAGCAGTCTTCACAAGCAAGAGGAGAAGCTATCTGCTTATGCACAACAGCAGCGTGAG GCACATGCAAGGGCAGTAGAAACTGCAAGATCAGTTTCTAAAATAACCGTCAACTTCTTCAAGACTCTAGACATGCATGCGTCTAACTTGACCCAAATTGTGGAAGAAGCACAAACAGTCAATGATGAGAAATTGTCTGAACTTGAAAAGAAGTTTGAG GAATGTGCTGCTAATGAAGAAAGGCAATTGTTGGCAAAAGTTGCTGAACTGCTTGCAAGTTCAAATGCTAGGAAGAAACAACTG GTCCAAATGGCAGTAAATGATCTTCGGGAGAGTGCAACCAGCAGAACCAACAAACTACAACAAGAAATGTCTACTATGCAAGATTCCACTTCTTCTGTTAAAGCTAAATGGACAATTCAGATGGAAAAAACAGAATCTCACTACGTTGAGGATACTTCTGCTGTGGAATGTGGAAAGGAAGACCTAGAAGAGGCTCTTCAGAATTG TTTGAAGAAGGCGAACTTGGGTGCACAACAATGGAAGAATGCTCAAGAATCCTTGCTCAGTCTAGAAAAGAGCAATGTTGCTTCTGTGGATTCCATTGTTAG GAGAGGAATGGAAGCCAACCAAATCCTACGTGCACGGTTTTCTTCTGCTGTGTCAACTGCCTTAGAAGATGTGAACATTGCTAACAAGGATCTGCTTTCATCCATTGATC ATTCACTACAACTTGACCATGATGCATGTGGAAATCTAAATTCTATGATAGTTCCTTGTTGCGGGGATTTAAGGGAACTAAAGGGAGGCCATTACCACAAGATCGTAGAGATAACTGAAAATGCAGGGATTTGCCTTCTGCATGAATACACG